The following proteins are encoded in a genomic region of Phragmites australis chromosome 9, lpPhrAust1.1, whole genome shotgun sequence:
- the LOC133928295 gene encoding protein G1-like1, producing the protein MDMTGVAAAADSPGASAARPSRYESQKRRDWQTFGQYLRNHRPPLELSRCSGAHVLEFLRYLDQFGKTKVHAPGCPFFGHPSPPAPCPCPLRPAWGSLDALVGRLRAAFEEHGGRPEANPFGARAVRLYLRDVRDSQAKARGIAYEKKRRKRHPPAHKQPKMQLQQDQHHFAPVPAMAERRLEVPDSALHFLIPHAHFLHGHLALATDSTDPAAGGVGSTGEDMVLAMAAAAVAEAHAAGCLMPLSVFH; encoded by the coding sequence ATGGACATGACCGGCGTCGCGGCGGCTGCGGACAGCCCGGGTGCGTCGGCAGCGCGGCCGAGCCGTTACGAGTCGCAGAAGCGGCGGGACTGGCAGACCTTCGGGCAGTACCTGCGGAACCACCGGCCGCCGCTGGAGCTGTCCCGGTGTAGCGGCGCGCACGTGCTGGAGTTCCTGCGCTACCTGGACCAGTTCGGCAAGACCAAGGTGCACGCACCGGGGTGCCCCTTCTTCGGCCACCCATCACCGCCGGCGCCGTGCCCGTGCCCGCTCAGGCCGGCGTGGGGCAGCCTCGACGCGCTCGTCGGCCGCCTCCGCGCCGCCTTCGAGGAGCACGGCGGCCGGCCCGAGGCCAACCCCTTCGGCGCGCGCGCCGTCAGGCTCTACCTCCGCGACGTCCGCGACAGCCAGGCCAAGGCGCGCGGCATCGCGTACGAGAAGAAGCGCCGCAAGCGCCACCCGCCGGCACACAAGCAGCCGAAGATGCAGCTGCAGCAGGACCAGCACCACTTCGCGCCCGTCCCGGCGATGGCCGAGAGACGCCTCGAGGTGCCGGACTCGGCGCTGCACTTCTTGATCCCGCACGCGCACTTCCTCCACGGCCACTTGGCGCTGGCCACGGACTCCACCGACCCGGCAGCGGGCGGTGTCGGCAGCACCGGGGAGGACATGGTGCtggcaatggcggcggcggccgtcgcCGAGGCTCACGCGGCCGGGTGTTTGATGCCGCTGTCCGTGTTCCACTAG